One segment of Microbacterium arborescens DNA contains the following:
- a CDS encoding LacI family DNA-binding transcriptional regulator: protein MSRPTIVDVARAAGVSRATAARVLAGATNVDPAMAAAVGREAARLGYETNFAARVLRGGRAGAIGLVIAFDELGGLSGTFFTAVMKGAAKGLSAGEVQPVLLPADHEDLDRIPRFLRSGAIDGAIVVLQHEITHLVDRLADSPVPIAWVGRPRGEIGPDPIVIDSDNYGGGVLAARALVEHGRRNIGIITGPLDMEQARERTRGWTDELARHGIEPGPIVHGDFTLDSGTAAMARLLQRVPTLDGVFACSDLMAAGAMRVLQAAGRRVPTDVSLVGFDDVLLAATNDPPLTTVRQPLEEMGRAAADTLLGAIRGEAVERVQVLPTSLVHRESL, encoded by the coding sequence ATGTCTCGACCGACCATCGTCGACGTCGCCCGCGCCGCCGGCGTCTCACGCGCCACGGCCGCGCGCGTCCTGGCCGGAGCGACGAACGTCGACCCGGCCATGGCGGCAGCCGTCGGCCGCGAGGCCGCGCGCCTGGGTTATGAGACGAACTTCGCAGCGCGGGTGCTGCGCGGCGGACGAGCCGGCGCGATCGGACTCGTCATCGCGTTCGACGAGCTGGGCGGACTGAGTGGCACGTTCTTCACGGCGGTCATGAAGGGCGCGGCCAAGGGCCTATCCGCCGGCGAGGTGCAGCCCGTGCTGCTGCCCGCCGATCACGAAGACCTCGATCGCATCCCGCGGTTCTTGCGATCCGGCGCGATCGACGGCGCGATCGTGGTGCTCCAGCACGAGATCACCCACCTCGTCGACAGGCTCGCCGACTCGCCCGTGCCGATCGCGTGGGTGGGCCGGCCGCGTGGCGAGATCGGCCCCGACCCGATCGTGATCGACTCCGACAACTACGGGGGCGGGGTCCTCGCCGCGCGAGCGCTCGTCGAACACGGACGCCGCAACATCGGCATCATCACGGGGCCGCTCGACATGGAACAGGCCCGCGAACGCACCCGCGGCTGGACCGACGAGCTCGCGCGCCACGGCATCGAGCCGGGACCCATCGTCCACGGCGACTTCACCCTCGACAGCGGGACGGCGGCGATGGCCCGGCTGCTGCAGCGCGTCCCGACCCTCGACGGGGTGTTCGCGTGCTCCGATCTCATGGCCGCCGGTGCCATGCGCGTGCTGCAGGCCGCCGGAAGGCGTGTGCCGACCGACGTCTCACTCGTCGGCTTCGACGACGTCCTCCTCGCGGCGACGAACGATCCCCCGCTGACGACCGTGCGCCAGCCGCTCGAGGAGATGGGTCGCGCCGCCGCCGACACGCTGCTCGGCGCCATCCGCGGTGAAGCCGTCGAGCGCGTGCAGGTGCTGCCCACCTCGCTCGTCCACCGGGAATCGCTGTGA